A DNA window from Ammospiza caudacuta isolate bAmmCau1 chromosome 21, bAmmCau1.pri, whole genome shotgun sequence contains the following coding sequences:
- the LOC131567016 gene encoding carboxyl-terminal PDZ ligand of neuronal nitric oxide synthase protein-like translates to MPVKNRYNLVDDGCDSRVPLHNEEAFQHGIHFQAKYIGSLDVPRPNSRVEIVAAMRRIRYEFKAKNIKKKKVSIIVSVDGVKVILRKKQKRKEWTWDESKMVVMHDPVYRIFYVSHDSQDLKIFSYIARDGANNSFRCNVFKSKKKSQAMRVVRTVGQAFEVCHKLSLQHALQNADGQADGASDKSAEEQPLEVHQIKGSKITDVDEVGIDTGGICRSERGPRELPGARGDLGMLKPGQASKEKNGQDAENCSLHLASSQQLLSPGSPCSSASITPLASQHWGTAGHPAHPRGAAASPPAAGPARGTRSGVARRGRQGALWRRRSRALPGLLLPYRTARPRTAPSEASRSHDPVRISRPVSQVQLLKDQLAAETAARIEAQARVRQLLLTNRDLLQHVSLLVRQLTVLEAREEHRDEHRQPADHSLQNLSLAQSLSLNLKNHYSLDVHLPSTSTPASILGSPVAPGSMPSLGPRDSYLNLVSLDRGSHRCGSKEGDECLEGQEGLSRRVEGSEVGDFALPNGGSRQKADDTARGDEDRRQPPIPKLNPPPPILRKRSSKTSPSLEVEVKPQSTAHLSLPSASISSLTSITASSLTLLDPEARTPARSAASSTELGPAGTCQRSLGKDRTRDSEPMSPLASIHDPAASETLAKELVALGSPTDSSLPFSPADDTCLHISFSEDELDTAVGPSRVPS, encoded by the exons TACATCGGGAGCTTGGACGTGCCCAGGCCCAACAGCCGCGTGGAGATCGTGGCGGCCATGAGGAGGATCCGG TACGAATTCAAAGCCAAGAACATTAAGAAGAAGAAGGTGAGCATCATCGTGTCCGTGGACGGGGTGAAGGTGATCCTGCGCAAGAAGCAGAAg AGAAAGGAGTGGACCTGGGACGAGAGTAAGATGGTGGTGATGCACGATCCCGTGTACAG AATTTTCTACGTCTCTCATGACTCACAAGACCTGAAAATATTCAGTTACATCGCACGGGACGGCGCAAACAATTCCTTCAGGTGCAACGTCTTCAAATCCAAGAAGAAG AGCCAGGCCATGCGCGTGGTGCGCACCGTGGGACAGGCCTTCGAGGTGTGCCACAAGCTGAGCCTGCAGCACGCCCTGCAGAACGCCGACGGGCAGGCCGACGGTGCCAGCGACAAATCGGCCGAGGAGCAGCCGCTGGAAG TTCACCAGATAAAGGGTTCCAAGATCACGGATGTGGACGAGGTTGGCATCGATACTGGGGGCATCTGTAGGTCCGAGAGGGGACCCAGAGAGCTGCCAGGTGCCAGGGGAGACCTTGGCATGCTGAAACCTGGGCAAGCCTCAAAGGAAAAGAATGGCCAG GATGCCGAAAACTGCTCCCTCCACCtggccagctcccagcagctgctcagcccgggcagcccctgctcctcgGCCTCCATCACCCCGCTGgcctcccagcact gggggacagcgggacacCCCGCACACCCCCGGGGTGCCGCCGCATCCCCGCCCGCGGCCGGACCGGCTCGGGGGACCCGCTCGGGGGtggcgcggcggggccgccagggggcgctgtggcgcCGCCGGTCCCGGGCGCtcccggggctgctcctgccgtACCGCaccgcccggccccgcaccgCCCCGTCCGAAGCATCCCGTTCGCACGACCCCGTTCGCATCTCCCGTCCCGTCTCGCAGgtgcagctgctgaaggaccAACTGGCGGCCGAGACAGCGGCGCGGATCGAGGCGCAGGCCCGGGTGCGGCAGCTCCTGCTGACCAACCGCGACCTGCTGCAGCACGTCTCGCTGCTGGTGCGGCAGCTCACAGTGCTGGAGGCCCGGGAGGAGCACCGGGATGAGCATCGGCAGCCGG CTGACCACTCCTTGCAAAACCTGTCCCTGGCCCAGTCCCTCTCCCTGAACCTGAAGAACCACTACAGCCTGGATGTCCACCTGCCATCCACCTCCACCCCTGCCAGCATCCTGGGCAGCCCGGTGGCCCCCGGCTCGATGCCCTCCCTGGGCCCCAGGGACTCCTACCTCAACCTCGTCAGCCTGGACAGGGGCAGCCACCGCTGTGGCAGCAAGGAGGGGGACGAgtgcctggagggacaggaggggctCAGCCGGCGCGTGGAGGGCTCCGAGGTCGGAGACTTCGCTCTGCCCAACgggggcagccggcagaaggCGGATGACACGGCCAGAGGGGACGAGGACAG GCGGCAGCCGCCCATTCCCAAGCTGAACCCACCCCCACCCATCCTACGCAAAAGGTCAAGCAAGACCTCCCCAAGCCTGGAAGTGGAGGTGAAGCCCCAGAGCACTGCCCACCTGAGCCTACCCAGTGCCAGCATCTCCAGCCTCACCAGCAtcactgccagctccctcaCCCTCTTGGACCCTGAGGCAAGGACTCCTGCACGGAGCGCTGCCTCCAGCACGGAGCTCGGCCCTGCCGGGACCTGCCAGCGCTCTCTGGGCAAGGACAGGACTCGAGACAGTGAGCCAATGTCCCCCTTGGCCAGCATCCATGACCCAGCAGCCAGCGAGACCCTGGCCAAGGAGTTAgtggccctgggcagccccacgGACAGCTCACTGCCCTTCTCCCCTGCGGATGACACCTGCTTGCACATCAGCTTCTCTGAAGATGAGCTGGACACTGCTGTGGGGCCCAGCAGAGTCCCCTCTTAG